TTTCAGCAACAATATGAAAAATTAGATGTAATGATAGACGAAATAGCTGAACGAACAAGACAATTGGGTGGAGCCACAGTCGCTACAATGAATGAATTTATGCGTATAACCAATCTGAAGGAAAAGCCTGGTGAATATCCATCTGATTTGAAAATGATATCAAATTTATTAACCGATCATGAGAGTACCATAAAATACCTCAGAAAAAGTGCCGATAAATGTGATCAGGAATACAATGACATGGGGACTAATGATTTTTTGATAGGCCTAATGGAAACCCATGAAAAAATGGCTTGGATGTTAAGAACCCATTTAGACTAGAAGGTCATAATTAGGTCATATCTATAAGAAACTAAAAAGTATCTAGTCTCCTTTCTATTAATTTTGTCCAATAGGTGTTCAAAAGATACCATTGTGAAATACTTCAAAACCCTCTTTCCAAAGAAGATACTTAATCATAAATGAATGACATCAATAATTGAATCCTATCTAAATAGTTTGAGAATAATAATATCCAAATGACTTGTTGGGTTTGATATCATCATTACTTCCATCAATATCCGCCAGGTAATATCTTA
This Candidatus Nitrosocosmicus oleophilus DNA region includes the following protein-coding sequences:
- a CDS encoding Dps family protein encodes the protein MKENIDIGIEAENRKEVVGILNILLADEYLLFTKTRNYHWNVVGKDFKERHEFFQQQYEKLDVMIDEIAERTRQLGGATVATMNEFMRITNLKEKPGEYPSDLKMISNLLTDHESTIKYLRKSADKCDQEYNDMGTNDFLIGLMETHEKMAWMLRTHLD